Below is a genomic region from Henckelia pumila isolate YLH828 chromosome 3, ASM3356847v2, whole genome shotgun sequence.
GGGAAAGCACAGCCTGGATAGCAACATACATAGCAGGAACATTAAAAGTTTCGAACATGATCTGCGTCATCTTCTCCCTGTTGGCCTTGGGGTTCAGAGGTGCCTCAGTTAGAAGTACGGGATGCTCCTCAGGTGCCACACGAAGTTCATTGTAAAACGTATGATGCCATATCTTCTCCATGTCATCCCAGTTGCTGACAATACCATGTTCAATGGGATATTTCAGGGTCAAGATACCTCTTTTGGACTGAGCTTCATCACCCACATAGGCATCCTTTTGTCCCATCCCGACCATGACTCCAGTGTGTCTGGGTCGACCCACAATACTTGGGAACACCGCCCTGGGAGCATCGTCACCAGCAAATCCAGCCTGGCAAAGAAGAAAAACCAGAGATCAAACTTATTTCATGCATAGCTAAGGAGAAAAGGATTTCCATAGCAATTCAGCTTATCCACGAACCTTCACCATTCCAGTTCCATTATCGCAGACGAGGGGCTGAATATCCTCAGCATCGGCCATTTTCTATAACTGTAAAAACATGAAGAGTGAGTAATAAATCACATGGAATCAGAGTTAAAAAAACGTAGCACGTGCTGTTTGATATCTCACAGGTCCATAAGTTTTGATTTTCTAAAATCCTTATTATTCATGTTTCAATTCTACAAATTAAATTTCGAGATTTGCTAGAAACAGTAATGGGCTTCTTTGACTTAAAATGAATAGATGGGAatctaattaataaaaatacacaaaattaTAAGAATCAAACTCAAGAATAATATGCAGATGAAATATTAACAAGAAGGCACAGGGAAATCGAGGTAATATATTGAGCAAAacgaaaaatatataaataagaaaCCAAGTCAACACTAATCATTTTCCCTTAAAACTAACAGGACATTCAATTAAGCGGTCGGATATATAAAACACACATCAAGTATGAACTTATCCACTCACATCCAGAAACATCAATTAAACGAGATCATTTCAGACAAAACAAGgaaaaaaaacatcaaaataaattCAGATCTAAATTAAGAAAAACGGATCAATAAAAACTATGACGGCGTAAACGTCAGATCCGAGTCCAGCGCAGCAGATTTCTTCAAAATCACCAAGTCTAAtcctttcaaataaaaaatctcgAACAAATAAGGTAAAAGTAGATCTGCGCACAAATCAATTTCCAGATCTCGCAGTCATGTTACACTAATAGCCAAAATCGAGTCATAAAAtcaacaaaaaaatgaaaaaaagtaTTCAGCTACTAGTACGAAAATAACAGGAAACAGAGCAATAATAACAACCAACTTTGATAAAAGAGGGAGGCGGCGAGTCTGCAGCGGCGTCACTAGCTTCCGATGAGACGAATGATGGGGTGTTCAGCCGCCTCGCCTGGATGGGGACGCAGAAGAGGAAATGAAGGAGGTATCGATGGTATAGGGTAGAGGTCTCTCTTTATATGCAAGCTTGAGTGGTGAAGTTTGTCTCGgccattttgaattttttttatcctttaaattttttatttttattttgagtgAACCGAAACTTTCAAATTTTTTCCacttcataaaatatatatttctttttaataataaatataaaagaatAGTAAAAAAGAAATAAACTTTCAAAAATAGAGTGCTGGCTTTTGCATTAAAAAAAACTGAGCGACATGTGTGTGCAGGTGCTGGTGATTATTATGCCATGAGATGATTTTGAGTACCCCAATACTCCCCCTCTCAAATGACATGTTTAGcctcaaatcaaaacaaaagtctattttctttaataaaataataatttactcGAACAATAATTTTGTCTAAATTAACGTGTTTATCGGACAAAATTGTAGGGGTCTACAACTAATTAATTATCCATTTCCTtactaaaattaataaatatatataatatttttaagtcATTTGAGACATTAGTTATTTGAATGCGGTGGCGCACAGAGCTCCCATATTTTCCAGAGGGTACGTGCAATAAATGCTGAGCGTTGTACTAATGAAGGGCTAGGCCGGCCGGTGGCATAAAATCAATTCACTCCcactataataataattattattacaaACCAATTTGTTCAATTATGTTGGTATATTCAGTAGGAGAGTATTAGTAGTTCATTTGTCACTAAAACCCAAAATATAAAATGAGATCTCGATTTCGAaacttaattataataattatctTTTCaagtaacaaaaattaaattatattaatataatgaATATTCTTTGATTTTCCAGAGTTGAGCGATAGTTGTAGACCTTAAAGTCCCACCACTTCTGCATCGTGGGGCACACGTGGAACTGCCACATCCTAGATGTAGGTTGCCAATGATGGTGTTTTCGTGAGATTCGAACTTTCGTTATTATATTGGATCATACGTTTGCTAAATATTGTTTATTATAGTTTTTAGAGAAAATTAATTCAGGCCAAATAGCTGAAATCCTTCcacatatcaaataatacaaCGTCCTAgtatttcagaaataatccACTAAAGTTTTAAAAGATTTTGCTTTTTTTAAAACTGAAAATCTcccttatatttttaaataatataaatgtttattaattaaatataaataaaatggcCCAGATCTTATTATTATATCCAGAAACCTCGTTTGTggatcatcatcatcatataCTTTTTCCCTAAACCtatgatttgtttattttacaACTTGGCTCAATTTTAACGAGATTTGTGCTTAGAAATTAGAATAGCCTTCGAGCGGTCCGAAATCTCAATCGAGCTGGCTAATCGCCGTGGACAAATTTCTACTAATTGGGCTTCGAGTGAACAAGGTACTTACTTCTATTAGATGGGGGAAATAAAAAAACATGTCCAGTAATCTCTACAAAAGCCTGGCCCTAATATAAAGAAACTTTATCTTTAAAACCCAAGAAGGCCCACAGAAAATGGTTAAAGCGTGGGCTCCCGcaaaaaatataaatgtatATCTGTTGGGCCCAAATGTCAATCCAGGTTTCATCTTCTTTTCCTATTTTTTTCCCTTTCGGGGAAGCCCAAAAAGGGGTCTTGACCTGTGActgccttttcttttctttttttttttaataattaaatatgtaGATATTGTTTTGaagttgaaaaatattttatttcatctaatattttatttcaaaaacaaaaaaataaatttcatattcAAAAGGAActtttcattaaaatgactgAATAAGCCCTGAGATATATATGATATTCTTAtaggaaaaattgttttttttagttcggtatgtttgtcactttgcgatttcagtcctttatattttcagatttcagttttagtccgctatatatctttatttttttggcaattttagtccttttttcgacgtggcgctgacgtgacaccaattcagtgctgatgtggagctgacgtgtacagtgccacgtaagcattttcgaataaaaaggactaaaattgccaaaaatcagaacatataggactaaaactgaaatatgaaaatatagaggacaaaaatcgcaaaatgacaaatatACAGAACTAAATTTGCAGTTTTTCCTATTCTTATATTTTACGTAAACTCGTTGGGTTGGTCTGTCCCATCACCTAAAATAGATGGGTTGGGTTGGTGTTTTCTATATCTGCCTAAAAAATGGATCGGCCCAACTTAACCTGTCTATCCTACCAACCTGTTTTGacacaataatttatttaatttaatttataaaaggCAATCAATTATATCTTGAGCCAAATAGATAAATACTCGCTACTAAAATAAAATCGACATTTTGTTTCATAGTACACAACTTTTATCGTTTACATACACTTTATGTCATATACAAAACAAGTTGGTGCATTCCCTCTCAGATTCCATTAATCACGGGCCCATTTGATTCAACATCTCTATTATCTATCTAATTTATTTccttgatatttttaaaaaaatctgattttttttgTAGAAAACATCAGTTGATATTTTTGTGTGTGCAcaaaatttaagttatgtttatagAAATTATAGCTTGTTTTGTTTGATAAAGTCGATTACTCCAATCCTGCAATCTTGTACTCAAGTTCGTTCTTGAATTCAAGATTGATTGAGATAGTGCTTGCGAGAGCTTCTTGGAAGCATTTCTTACTTTTTTcgtaacaaaattttcaaaatttgttaaGGAAAATCTGATGAATGTTTCCTAGAAATTCTCTCAAACATATTACCTGATTTTGGATATTATGGATTTTGGGAGGGAGTCGATGAATGAAATTGAAGGGAAAATGTATATATAAGTCTTTTTTTAGAAAATGGACtccataattttatttataatgcatTGATAATAACTCTCCAACTCTTGCTTTTGCTAAATGCTTTGATTGTACTCAATTCCTTCCTAAATATTGGCCGTGAAAAATATTAGTGGAGTTATCTTTTGTGGGTTTTATAGTTGCTATCCATACTTTGAAGGATGTGTCAACTCAGATGACAATATAATGGCAATTCCACAAAAAGTTTTGGAAGCATTATTTGTAAGTTTACTTTAGTTAGTCTTTCAAGTGAATGGTTTCACTCCATAAActgaaacatttttttaaattttttttctaaagcATCAATAGACAATATGGATGTTCTTATATCAGATAAATTAAGATATTGCACATTTTTGCTTAGTTCTTCTCAATAAAGCATGTTATTCAAGCTGAAATTAGCAAAAACCCCATGTACAATTTAAGATTTTGACGGAATATTTTCCCTATAACAATCAACCAAGAGAAAAACAATTTTGCCATTTAATTTCCAACTAACTAAAAACACTCCTAactaaaaaagaaaacaaaaaacaaaaaaaacaaatcgaCCCGAACCCCATCTACAATATTTTACAAAGTCATAGTTAATTTCAATCGTGTACGTACGTAGCCCACGTTTAGTAATTTCTTACCAAACCTTCCGCTTGTAGAGGCTCGATCGCCGACATAACCACCTCTTGCTGCGGTGTTTCTGGCGCCAACGACGTCGTGCTAGCTGCGGCCGGAATACATCCAACGGCAATTTTATGACAAGTTTCGACGAGGCAATGCCTACAAGTAGGGCATGACGAGTGTGAATTCAGCCACTTATCGATGCATCGGATGTGGAACCCATGGTTGCATGTAGGAAGGACTCGAACACGTTCTCCGACCGCGAACTCCGACAGGCAAATGGCGCACTCCGTGTCCAACCCCGGCAATTTGAGATCACTCGTGTAGGTCATCGTAGGGAACGTTTTGAGGGCCTTTCTCTTGACGCCGGTGTTAGCCAATGGAGCGCCCGAGTCGTCGCCGGAGGACGGGAAGTTGGAGCATCTAAGGGCACATCTTATGATGGAATTGAGGCCGAGGGAGCAAATTAAGGCACATAATAGGACGGAGAGAACCATGACAACATTTGCGTCGATGGTGTTGTTTTCTCTAAGTTTGGATGATGATTCGGAAATAGTTGGTGGGGGAGAGTAGTATAACGGGGTGAGTGATAACAATTTTCTTGAGTGGAAGGAATCTTGAATTGTGGGAGTACTTGAATGGTAGAAGATTGAGGTGGAAATTGGAGCCattcgatattttttttttgtgggttatgggttttttttatttggttgtTGGAGATATATGGTTTCATTTGTGGgaatttatagggcaaaaagtGTAACGGTCAGTCAACATCATTAGCAATTGACTAACATATGcgtatttatataaatttaaatttaaatttaaattaaattgttgtgaaaaactaaaaaattagaCAAAGTGTAATTTTGATCCAATAAATTAGTCTATTTAATTACAGATCAACTTTGTAAGCCCGCTTGGATCGTGAGTATTTACTTAAACATAGAACTTAATTCTTTGTAATAGGATTTTGGTTATCTATATTATCAAACAATTACTTTTTCAACTTGTTACCTTTGCAATTTTTTTGCTATTTTTTCGACGTGAGATTGTTGTAGTCCCAACATTGTACTAGACATTATGTTATTGTGACTGTTAAGATCATGGATTTGTAGCCCCAACATAGTACTGAATTGATGCTAAGGATGATTACAGTTGAAATCGTGAATTTGAGCCAACTCCACCTCAAAAGCAAGTTCAAGGGGATTGTCCAAGTCCATGTTAACAACTCTTAAGAACTTAATCAGACGATGTAAAACATTTAACACACTCCTATCACGTCCaggaataaaatcaaaaactagCTTAAGAGATACTATATATATACAACTCTCAAGAATTTAATCCAGTCGATGTGAGATATCATATAATATGACGTTCATATTTACAGTGTCACACTAGTACATTCGATCAAAAATTACTAAAAGCGTTGAAAATTTAAAGATACAAAACTATAACACAATTTCTAACATAGagaattaatataaaaaagagACAAATACCGAGGATGCAAATCTTAATGTTGCCTTTAGATATTAAAACTTAGAAAGAATCATATTTATCATGTTAAATGATTATTTCCTAATATTATAATAGTAGATAGATTAGATGATTAAAGTGAATCATATTTATCATGTTTGAGAACTGGTGCAATATGTAAGGATCATATAGAGATCGAGATAGATCTCACGTCGAAAGGTATATATTAGAGCATAAGATTTGAAAGATTCGGAAAACATAACTTTAATGGCTTTCATTTTAATTAACAATAAGAACATGTAAGAGTTGTGTATCAAAATAGGCCCAATTATGCACACTCCACTTTGAAACCGATCGAAAAGGTTAATTGCCATGTTGGCTTTAAAGATCTTTCATGTTAGATGAGATGATGTCGGGGATCGTAATCCTATGCAGGGGCGGCCGATCAAATTTCCTcctttttatattattattattattattattattattattacatatatattactATCTTATCTCCTGATTAAACCGGATTTGGAAATTAATGGTCCCCAAAGTGATCAAAGATTTTGTCTATTCTTAAGGGATGAGTGCTCGAGTGAACTTTTAAGATcctctaaaaaaattaattgagtGTCATTGCTTTACAAAGTATTGATAGGCTACACCTAAAAGTTCAACTGGGCCTGAGCCCAATTATGAAGGTCCaatccaaatatttttgaggctcaagcttatttaaatattatcttttactatttattaaggTTGAGCATAGTAAAATAACTAATGGTGTCTTGGTCTAATTTTTAAACTACCTGAATTACCCTCACCTTACTAAACTACACTCACCCCACTTCTTCATATTTTCACGTTTTCAAATTCAACTGCCAACTAATATACATTCTTTTTTCCCTCCCAAACTCCAAACATATTCATTCATCtttccttttgttttttttaaacatatttCTTATTTTTCGGATCTAGGTGAGATCTCTTTTTCAATCCAACACAAAAATTAtactcattttttttaatttctgacaaatttagaaaaaaaactattttttccgTTGATTttgttaatattttttattgcaCACGCATTGCGTGTGCTTATTTGCaagtatatatttaattcaagcagaccctgaattctacaaaagcccataagaggctcaagcccgtgaaactctccgaatatctataaatagctcaagtcacttCATTATTAACGTACACACTTTCTTTAGCACTATAACGCTCTACTCttgattattattccttgagtaatcactgacttgagcgtcggagtgccttcgccgggaaccctcccggtacctctgactttgttttgtgacgtaggaacaacccactgaagatctccaCCGAGAACATACAAGGATTCGTTGATACTCAggactttgcggaagcaacgtgtCATATACAAGTGATTTTTTGCTACATCAAGTATAATTTTATTCTAGGCTAATTGGGGCTCGATTAATTTTCATTAATCATTTTGATCTTCTACCTTGATCAATTACCTATACTCCCTAACATGTCATCACGAGTAAAGTACAATTGACACTATGCTTAATAtctaaattatataatttgaacAACTTGCCTCTGGCTGCTAAAGAGATTAGAACAAGTTGCTCtctagctatatatatatatatatatatatatatatatatatatatatatatatatatatatatatagtggtGAGATCGGATCGGGACCCGTCCCGTGAACCCCTTATCCGATTCCCGTCCCGATAaaaattgagattttttttctttccgaTCCCGCATCCGAAAAGTGTTAAGACctgaatgttcgggatcccgaacattcgagATCATGTCGGGTAgggagagggtaatcccgaaaaatatttttttaaatttttttttatgaagaaTCTCAAACAACTCTGTAGTACATCACAAATATCAAAAGAACCCTTGAGTATCATATTCGACTTTCTCCCATTCAAATCCTCCAAAGCGAATAAaaaattgcatctgagtatagcatatcatcctcaaacagatggacagtcagagcggactatccagacacttgaggatatgctgagagctgtagtactagactttggtactagttggcaagattcattaccacttgcagaattttcttataataacaactatcagactagcattgagatggctccttttgaagcactgtacggaaagaaatgcagctcaccattatattgggatgatatctcagacgtaccagatgttgggccggatatgatccgagaaatgactgaaaaggtgaagcttatatagaaaagaatgaaaacagctcaggagagacaagcaaagtatgcaaatatcagacgacgacctctatcttttgatcagggagacagagttttcttgaagatttctccgtttagaggtacagtcagatttggcaagagaggaaaatTATTTCCGCGTtttatcggtccgtatgagattatcgagaagataggcgatcttgcttatcgactcgctcttcctccatctttgtctggtattcatgatgtattccatgtctctatgttATGGAAATATCAGCCTGATTCTTCCCATATTCTttagcctgatgaagctgaacttgaagagactctcagttattttgagctgcctattcagattcttgatcgcaaagataaACAGCTCAAAAACAAGACGATTCagttagtcaaagttcagtggagtcgacatggcactgaagaagcgacttgggagactgagtcagatatgagacagagattttcagagttatttcattgatgtgagttcttattctgctttctgttatttcattctcttatgtgtatacatatTGCTTATACATCTTGCttatgattttgaggacgaactcatgccttagtgggggagaaatgtaaggtccaggattatttaattttaatccgagaatatttaatttgaggatatttagagtttaaaattaaattctaatattcttaaatgaataaggattgaaattgaattaaatcgctttttcggggactgaattgcaaatagccaaaagtttaGGGACTAAACTATAATTTGGCTAATATTTATCTACACTTATACATTTATTCAGTAATTCTCACGTGAAGAGCAGAAGGAAAAGGCAGAGAACTCAGAATTCCACCTCCAAACGccattttcagatttttcagCCACAAAAGCTCCGATAATTTGTGATCCGGCCGTCAGAAatttgagataaatatatatctacgatcaccgctccgagagcttcattttggtacaagtttca
It encodes:
- the LOC140892980 gene encoding RING-H2 finger protein ATL78-like gives rise to the protein MAPISTSIFYHSSTPTIQDSFHSRKLLSLTPLYYSPPPTISESSSKLRENNTIDANVVMVLSVLLCALICSLGLNSIIRCALRCSNFPSSGDDSGAPLANTGVKRKALKTFPTMTYTSDLKLPGLDTECAICLSEFAVGERVRVLPTCNHGFHIRCIDKWLNSHSSCPTCRHCLVETCHKIAVGCIPAAASTTSLAPETPQQEVVMSAIEPLQAEGLVRNY